In Candidatus Methanosphaera massiliense, the following are encoded in one genomic region:
- the fen gene encoding flap endonuclease-1 codes for MGVKFKDITDPEPIEMNDLKGKILTVDASNVIYKFLSGMRQGDGTPLKDMNGNITSHLNGIMFQTSSLIEKEIKPVYVFDGKAPELKKKTQEKRISIKKESKQKYLEAKQSGDNEKARKYAARTAELNHEIIESSKKLLKLMGVPYVQSKTEGEAQASYMVSKGDAWAVVSQDYDCLQFGATRMLKNFKLSRSQSKNLEIISLEKTLKDLDLTREQLVDVAMLVGTDFNKGVYGIGAKKGIKLIHKYGTLEKSLEALDETMEVDPNEIREIFLNPDVVTDYDLKFRRPKKEKLLDYLCGEHDFDEHRTNNAIQKLQLKTAQTSLESWF; via the coding sequence ATGGGAGTAAAATTTAAAGATATCACAGATCCAGAACCAATAGAAATGAACGACCTCAAAGGAAAAATATTAACAGTTGATGCATCAAATGTAATTTATAAATTTTTATCAGGTATGAGACAAGGAGATGGAACACCACTAAAAGATATGAATGGAAATATAACATCACACCTAAATGGAATAATGTTCCAAACATCCTCATTAATAGAAAAAGAAATAAAACCAGTATACGTTTTTGATGGAAAAGCACCGGAACTCAAAAAGAAAACACAGGAAAAAAGAATCAGTATCAAAAAAGAATCAAAACAGAAATACCTAGAAGCAAAACAATCAGGCGATAATGAAAAAGCAAGAAAATATGCTGCAAGAACTGCAGAACTAAACCATGAAATAATAGAATCATCAAAGAAATTACTAAAATTAATGGGAGTACCATACGTACAATCAAAAACAGAAGGAGAAGCACAAGCATCATACATGGTGTCAAAAGGGGATGCATGGGCAGTAGTATCACAAGATTATGATTGTCTACAATTTGGAGCAACAAGAATGTTAAAAAACTTCAAATTATCAAGAAGTCAATCTAAGAATCTGGAAATAATATCATTAGAAAAAACATTAAAAGACTTAGATTTAACAAGAGAACAACTAGTCGACGTAGCAATGTTAGTAGGAACAGACTTCAACAAGGGAGTATATGGAATAGGAGCAAAAAAAGGAATCAAACTAATTCATAAATATGGAACATTAGAAAAATCATTAGAAGCATTAGATGAAACAATGGAAGTAGACCCTAATGAAATACGTGAAATATTCTTAAACCCTGATGTAGTAACAGATTATGATCTAAAGTTCAGAAGACCTAAAAAAGAAAAATTACTGGATTATCTATGTGGGGAACATGATTTTGATGAACATAGAACAAACAATGCAATACAAAAACTACAACTAAAAACAGCACAAACAAGCTTAGAAAGTTGGTTCTAG
- a CDS encoding adenosylhomocysteinase, whose amino-acid sequence MTYDIKDINLAPEGEKKIKWVQRHMPVLETIKKQFKEEKPFEGITIGSCLHLEPKTINLGLTLQAGGAEVVMTGCNPLSTQDDATAAGAKLGLNMYGWTGETNEEYYEQLNNVLDYEPDIVIDDGADLIFMIHKERPELLKKLRGGCEETTTGIHRLKAMHKDKALKIPVMAVNDSYMKYLFDNRYGTGQSTFDSIMGSTNSVIAGQTVVVCGYGWCGRGIAMRADGLGANVIVTEVDPIRALEAKMDGYRVMTVQKALEEADIAITATGNKDIISGDDFKHVKDGCMLANSGHFNVEINENDLLAQAVSHESLKPDIESYEMPDGRSIYLLAGGRLVNLAGQYGQGHPAEIMDLSFAMQALSAKRLLNEDMEPGVYKTRDETDIEIAKLKLKTMGVEIDQLSDDQKVYMNSWDVGT is encoded by the coding sequence ATGACATATGATATAAAAGATATTAATTTAGCTCCAGAAGGAGAAAAGAAAATCAAATGGGTACAAAGACATATGCCTGTACTAGAAACAATCAAAAAACAATTCAAAGAAGAAAAACCATTTGAAGGAATAACTATTGGTTCATGCCTACACTTAGAACCTAAAACAATAAACTTAGGTCTAACATTACAAGCAGGTGGAGCAGAAGTAGTTATGACAGGATGTAACCCTTTATCCACACAGGACGATGCAACAGCAGCAGGTGCTAAGTTAGGATTAAATATGTATGGATGGACTGGTGAAACAAACGAAGAATACTATGAACAACTTAACAATGTATTAGACTACGAACCAGACATAGTAATTGATGATGGAGCAGATCTAATATTTATGATTCATAAAGAAAGACCAGAACTACTTAAAAAACTCCGAGGAGGATGTGAAGAAACAACAACAGGTATTCATAGATTAAAAGCAATGCACAAAGACAAAGCACTTAAAATACCAGTAATGGCTGTAAATGATTCATACATGAAATATCTATTTGATAACAGATATGGTACTGGACAATCCACTTTTGACTCAATAATGGGTTCAACAAACTCTGTAATCGCAGGACAAACTGTAGTAGTCTGTGGGTACGGATGGTGTGGAAGAGGTATTGCTATGAGAGCAGATGGTCTTGGAGCAAATGTCATTGTAACAGAAGTAGATCCAATAAGAGCACTAGAAGCAAAAATGGATGGTTACCGAGTAATGACTGTACAAAAAGCATTAGAAGAAGCAGATATTGCAATAACAGCAACAGGTAACAAAGATATTATCTCTGGAGATGACTTTAAACATGTTAAAGATGGATGTATGTTAGCAAACTCTGGACACTTCAATGTAGAAATTAATGAAAATGATTTATTAGCACAAGCTGTTAGTCATGAATCCTTAAAACCAGATATTGAAAGTTATGAAATGCCTGACGGACGTAGTATTTATTTATTAGCTGGTGGAAGACTTGTAAACCTAGCAGGACAATATGGACAAGGACATCCTGCTGAAATTATGGATTTAAGTTTTGCAATGCAAGCATTATCAGCAAAAAGATTACTTAATGAAGACATGGAACCTGGAGTATACAAAACTAGAGATGAAACTGATATAGAAATTGCTAAACTTAAACTTAAAACTATGGGTGTTGAAATAGACCAACTAAGTGATGATCAGAAAGTTTACATGAACAGTTGGGATGTAGGAACATAA
- a CDS encoding CDC48 family AAA ATPase, whose amino-acid sequence MMADELKLKVAEAFSQSDIGKSLARIDPKCMDELKLHDGDVIEIEGNRITTATVVASQSDVSLGILRIDSYLRKNAGTSIGEEVTIRPAQVKEAKKVKLAPVDQEIAIQGNLNSVFLNRTVNKGDIIVTGIRKQQPRTSSMMFDDLFNQMMSNMASIGEIKLAVINTKPLGPVKITDNTQIEMETKPVDPSKFEGVENLIDVSYEDIGGLQNEVKKIREMVEIPLKRPELFKQLGISAPKGVLLHGPPGTGKTLLAKAVANETNAHFILINGPEIMSKYVGGSEEQLRELFEEAEDNAPSIIFIDELDAIAPKREEVTGDVERRTVAQLLTLMDGLKSRGEVVVIGATNRPDAIDEALRRPGRFDREIEIGVPDKDERKEILEVHTRRMPLAEDVNLDEITEVTHGFVGADLEALCKEAAMRVLRRVLPEIQTDKEVPPEILQKMVLHKDDFKEALKEIQPSALREVLVQIPDVKWEDVGGLEDAKQELKEAVEWPLKNPEKFKKFGITPPKGVLLTGVPGTGKTLLAKAVANESDANFISVKGPELLSKWVGDSEKGIREIFRKAKQTAPTVIFFDEIDAIASTRGQGNDSGVTERVVNQLLTEMDGMEELHDISVIAATNRPDILDPALLRPGRFDRHVEVGLPDQKSREAIFKVHTKDMPLADDVDIEELARKSEGFVGADIEAVCREAVMLTLREDLESEEVYMSEFEKAMKKVKPKKETELVSYN is encoded by the coding sequence ATTATGGCTGACGAATTAAAATTAAAAGTAGCCGAAGCATTCTCACAATCAGATATTGGAAAATCTTTAGCTAGAATCGATCCAAAATGTATGGATGAGCTAAAACTACACGATGGTGATGTAATAGAAATCGAAGGAAACAGAATCACCACAGCAACAGTAGTAGCATCACAATCAGATGTAAGTCTAGGAATACTAAGAATAGACAGTTACCTCAGAAAGAACGCGGGAACATCAATAGGGGAAGAAGTAACAATCAGACCAGCACAAGTAAAAGAAGCAAAAAAAGTAAAACTAGCACCAGTAGACCAGGAAATAGCAATCCAAGGAAATTTAAATAGTGTCTTCCTAAACAGAACCGTAAACAAAGGAGACATCATAGTTACAGGAATCCGAAAACAACAACCAAGAACCTCAAGCATGATGTTCGACGACCTATTCAACCAAATGATGTCTAACATGGCATCAATCGGTGAAATAAAATTAGCAGTAATTAACACCAAACCTCTTGGCCCAGTAAAAATAACAGATAACACTCAAATAGAAATGGAAACAAAACCAGTGGATCCAAGTAAATTCGAAGGAGTAGAAAACCTAATAGATGTATCCTATGAAGATATAGGTGGACTTCAGAATGAAGTTAAAAAAATAAGAGAAATGGTAGAAATTCCATTAAAAAGACCAGAACTCTTTAAACAATTAGGAATATCTGCTCCAAAAGGAGTACTATTACACGGCCCACCAGGTACAGGAAAAACACTCCTTGCTAAAGCTGTTGCAAACGAAACAAACGCACACTTCATACTAATCAACGGACCAGAAATCATGAGTAAATACGTTGGTGGATCAGAAGAACAACTACGAGAACTATTCGAAGAAGCAGAAGACAATGCCCCATCAATTATATTCATAGACGAACTTGATGCAATAGCACCAAAAAGAGAAGAAGTAACTGGTGACGTTGAAAGAAGAACCGTAGCACAATTACTAACATTAATGGATGGACTTAAAAGCAGAGGAGAAGTAGTAGTAATTGGTGCAACTAATCGACCTGATGCAATCGACGAAGCACTAAGAAGACCAGGAAGATTCGACAGAGAAATAGAGATTGGTGTACCAGACAAAGACGAAAGAAAAGAAATTCTTGAAGTACACACAAGACGTATGCCACTAGCAGAGGATGTAAATCTCGATGAAATAACAGAAGTAACCCATGGATTCGTAGGAGCAGACCTCGAAGCACTATGTAAAGAAGCTGCAATGAGAGTACTAAGAAGAGTACTACCAGAAATACAGACAGATAAAGAAGTACCACCAGAAATACTTCAAAAAATGGTACTACACAAAGACGACTTCAAAGAAGCATTAAAAGAAATACAACCATCAGCACTACGTGAAGTGCTAGTACAAATACCAGACGTAAAATGGGAAGATGTAGGTGGACTAGAAGATGCAAAACAAGAATTAAAAGAAGCAGTAGAATGGCCACTTAAAAATCCTGAAAAATTCAAAAAATTCGGAATTACTCCACCAAAAGGAGTACTACTAACTGGTGTTCCAGGAACTGGTAAAACCTTACTAGCAAAAGCAGTTGCAAACGAAAGTGATGCAAACTTCATATCAGTAAAAGGACCAGAACTATTATCTAAATGGGTAGGAGACTCTGAAAAAGGAATACGAGAAATATTCAGAAAAGCAAAACAAACAGCACCAACAGTAATATTCTTCGATGAAATAGATGCAATTGCATCAACAAGAGGACAAGGAAACGATAGTGGTGTAACAGAAAGAGTAGTAAACCAACTCCTTACTGAAATGGATGGAATGGAAGAATTACATGATATATCAGTAATTGCAGCAACAAACAGACCAGATATATTAGACCCAGCATTACTTAGACCTGGAAGATTCGACAGACATGTAGAAGTAGGTTTACCTGATCAAAAATCAAGAGAAGCAATTTTCAAAGTACACACTAAAGACATGCCATTAGCAGACGATGTAGACATAGAAGAATTAGCAAGAAAAAGTGAAGGATTCGTAGGAGCAGATATTGAAGCAGTATGCCGTGAAGCAGTAATGTTAACATTAAGAGAAGACCTCGAATCTGAAGAAGTATACATGTCAGAATTCGAAAAAGCAATGAAAAAAGTAAAACCTAAAAAAGAAACTGAACTAGTATCATACAACTAA
- the galE gene encoding UDP-glucose 4-epimerase GalE, whose product MILIVGGAGYIGSHVNKALNEEGYETVILDNLSYGHEESIKWGTFCNCDLNNIDDVDEVFNKYDITAVMHFSSFIDVGESVRNPEKYYHNNVLNTMNLIHVMLKHDVKKFIFSSTCATYGVPQKIPLVEDHPQNPINPYGWTKLMVERILKDYDKAYGLKSVILRYFNASGADKSGEIGEWHNPETHLIPLILDAAMGKREDIKIFGTDYDTPDGTCIRDYIHVTDLADAHILSLKYLEQNNKSNQFNLGNGQGFSVREVIESVKRVTGKDFKVTASERREGDPAILIGSSKKAKEVLGWNPQYTDIDQIVETAWNWHQKLNKE is encoded by the coding sequence TTGATATTAATTGTTGGTGGAGCCGGTTACATAGGTTCACATGTAAATAAAGCTTTAAACGAAGAAGGATATGAGACAGTAATCTTAGATAACCTAAGTTATGGACATGAAGAATCAATTAAATGGGGTACATTTTGTAATTGTGATTTAAATAATATTGATGATGTAGATGAGGTATTTAATAAATATGATATTACAGCTGTAATGCATTTCTCATCATTTATAGATGTGGGGGAATCAGTGAGAAATCCCGAGAAATACTATCATAACAATGTATTAAACACAATGAACTTAATACATGTCATGTTAAAACATGATGTTAAGAAATTTATCTTCTCATCAACATGTGCTACTTACGGAGTACCACAAAAAATACCACTAGTGGAAGACCATCCACAAAATCCAATAAATCCATATGGATGGACAAAACTAATGGTAGAAAGAATATTAAAAGATTATGATAAAGCATATGGATTAAAATCAGTAATATTAAGATACTTCAATGCATCTGGAGCAGATAAATCTGGTGAAATAGGAGAATGGCATAATCCAGAAACACATTTAATACCATTAATACTGGATGCAGCGATGGGAAAAAGAGAAGATATAAAAATCTTTGGAACAGATTATGATACACCTGATGGAACATGTATAAGAGATTACATACATGTAACTGACCTGGCAGATGCTCATATACTATCACTAAAATACTTAGAACAAAACAACAAAAGCAACCAATTTAACCTAGGAAACGGCCAGGGATTCTCAGTAAGAGAAGTAATAGAATCAGTAAAAAGAGTAACAGGAAAAGATTTCAAAGTAACTGCATCAGAAAGAAGAGAAGGGGATCCTGCAATATTAATAGGAAGCTCAAAAAAGGCAAAAGAAGTATTAGGATGGAATCCTCAATACACGGACATAGATCAAATAGTAGAAACAGCATGGAATTGGCATCAAAAACTAAATAAGGAATAA
- a CDS encoding glycosyltransferase family 2 protein, with protein sequence MENTVCTVVVTYNRKDLLIKCIESLVNQTLKPQAIYIVDNNSTDNTPELLIKHNYLKTTPQLENNIWTSSTEYEQITIKYIHLPENIGGAGGFYYGVKQAYEDNYDWVWIMDDDAFPTPACLENLEPYYDLEDTVALASLKVDLNNNILYHHRGYFNFNQGLPIQEHITSEDTKVPVKDIDMASFVGLLVKKDAIKKIGYPKKEFFIHTDDLEYCIRLRTTGKIKLINKSIIKHAEGSVQGTYKKTVLGVTANRRPYDKLWINYYMQRNLIWIGRKYSTNKLSLYTTIIKNYIMTLIGIIVFDDHKYRRIKFFTNAYYDGLTSKFDNKKPKQILYD encoded by the coding sequence ATGGAAAACACTGTATGTACAGTAGTAGTAACATATAATAGAAAGGATTTGCTCATAAAATGCATAGAATCACTAGTAAATCAAACACTAAAACCACAGGCAATATACATAGTAGATAATAATTCAACAGATAACACTCCTGAACTATTAATAAAACATAACTATCTAAAAACAACACCGCAACTAGAAAATAATATATGGACATCATCAACGGAATATGAACAAATAACCATCAAATACATTCATCTACCTGAAAATATTGGGGGAGCAGGAGGATTCTACTACGGAGTAAAACAAGCATATGAGGATAATTATGACTGGGTATGGATAATGGATGATGATGCATTTCCAACACCAGCATGCCTAGAAAATTTAGAACCTTACTATGACTTAGAGGATACTGTTGCATTAGCAAGCTTAAAAGTAGATTTGAATAATAATATCCTATATCATCACAGAGGATATTTTAATTTCAATCAGGGACTGCCTATACAGGAACATATAACTTCAGAGGATACAAAAGTACCGGTAAAAGACATAGACATGGCATCATTTGTAGGATTATTAGTTAAGAAAGATGCAATAAAAAAAATAGGTTATCCCAAAAAAGAATTCTTCATACATACAGATGACCTAGAATACTGTATTCGGTTAAGAACAACTGGAAAGATTAAACTAATAAATAAAAGCATAATTAAACATGCAGAAGGAAGTGTGCAAGGAACATACAAAAAAACAGTACTAGGCGTTACAGCAAACCGCAGGCCCTACGATAAATTATGGATAAACTACTATATGCAAAGAAATTTAATATGGATAGGACGAAAATATTCAACAAATAAACTATCACTATATACAACAATAATAAAAAACTATATAATGACCCTAATAGGAATCATTGTTTTTGATGACCATAAATACAGAAGAATAAAATTCTTTACAAATGCATATTATGATGGTTTAACATCTAAATTTGACAATAAAAAACCAAAACAAATATTATATGATTAA